In the genome of Candidatus Nitrosotenuis sp. DW1, one region contains:
- the rimI gene encoding ribosomal protein S18-alanine N-acetyltransferase produces MQIINRQVGDYIVRRCQPGDLIPVMEINLKTLPEHYSDYFYESLLAELPEAFLVAELNGKAVGYIMCKTEYGFSNFKKLGFVKKGHVVSVAVLDEHRKLGVGSAIIEESINGIKEKRCDELYLEVRCSNTDAVRLYEKLGFVIKQRLKAYYRDGEDAFLMAIEFEY; encoded by the coding sequence ATGCAGATAATCAACAGGCAGGTGGGCGATTATATTGTTAGGCGGTGCCAGCCAGGCGATCTGATCCCTGTGATGGAAATAAATCTAAAGACTCTGCCTGAGCATTATTCTGATTATTTCTACGAGAGCCTTCTTGCAGAGCTTCCAGAGGCGTTTTTGGTTGCAGAACTAAACGGAAAGGCAGTCGGATACATCATGTGCAAGACAGAGTACGGGTTTTCCAATTTTAAAAAATTAGGATTTGTAAAAAAGGGGCACGTGGTGTCTGTTGCCGTGCTAGACGAGCACAGGAAGCTTGGCGTAGGCTCTGCAATAATCGAAGAGTCGATCAACGGAATAAAGGAAAAGCGATGCGACGAGCTGTACCTTGAGGTGAGGTGCAGCAACACTGACGCCGTAAGACTGTACGAGAAGCTGGGATTTGTCATAAAGCAGAGGCTCAAGGCGTACTACCGCGACGGCGAAGACGCCTTTTTGATGGCCATCGAATTCGAATACTAG
- a CDS encoding TATA-box-binding protein — MPQTKPIVSIENVVASATVDQKLDLNEITKKFPDTEWNPDQFPGLVFRIKNPKTATLIFSSGKMVCTGGKSEDMAVKAVRSVVQQLRKGGVKVKNEPVVTVQNIVASINLGGKIHLEQAARTLPRSMYEPEQFPGLIHRMLDPKTVILLFASGKLVCTGAKKEADVYRSVHNLHNNLEEKNLMIYDS, encoded by the coding sequence ATGCCACAGACAAAGCCAATTGTTAGTATCGAAAACGTGGTTGCATCTGCTACTGTGGATCAGAAGCTTGACCTAAACGAGATTACAAAAAAATTTCCAGACACCGAGTGGAACCCTGATCAATTCCCAGGACTTGTCTTTAGAATAAAGAACCCTAAAACTGCAACGCTGATCTTCTCATCAGGCAAGATGGTCTGCACCGGCGGCAAATCAGAAGACATGGCAGTAAAGGCAGTAAGATCCGTAGTGCAACAATTGCGCAAAGGCGGAGTCAAAGTGAAAAACGAACCAGTCGTTACCGTGCAAAATATTGTGGCGTCAATTAACCTAGGCGGAAAGATTCACCTGGAGCAGGCGGCAAGAACCCTGCCACGAAGCATGTATGAGCCAGAGCAGTTTCCTGGATTGATCCACAGGATGCTTGACCCAAAGACTGTGATACTGCTATTTGCATCAGGCAAATTGGTCTGCACGGGTGCAAAAAAGGAAGCAGACGTGTACCGCTCAGTGCACAACCTGCACAATAATCTTGAAGAAAAGAATCTGATGATTTACGACAGCTAG
- a CDS encoding site-2 protease family protein encodes MSEPTQEDVISTVSSFFDVRGMAVTLEKMEFEISDLDFKQKFVLLAQKMESMGLVCFINESHGRLLIQVNRLPPQRRGFKLIPKSWTPRILFAIVVSFVMVDGYYRTLGVNSIIFIGDPLDFAILYTFSLVGILGVHEAGHIIAARIHKLRTSWPYFIPGIPVFGIPTFGALIQSRSLTINRDILFDVAIAGPIAGLVITIIVSFYGAYTSPILDEQTIAGFSDLRLEKLNDNILMKLALGAYGKGGPNTEVIMSPILFAAWLGFLITFLNLLPAWQLDGGHMARAIFGQRIHQFATYGSVGVLFLLDYQFMAMFILIFSIRNMSARPLDDVSPLSKNRKILYVGIIIVAMLCAPLPDSIWPK; translated from the coding sequence ATGAGCGAACCGACGCAGGAGGATGTAATCAGCACAGTGTCTTCGTTTTTTGACGTCAGGGGAATGGCAGTAACCCTTGAGAAAATGGAGTTTGAAATTTCTGATTTGGACTTTAAACAAAAATTTGTTTTGCTTGCGCAAAAGATGGAAAGCATGGGCCTTGTTTGTTTTATCAACGAGTCGCACGGAAGGCTTCTAATCCAGGTAAACAGACTTCCACCGCAGCGACGCGGCTTTAAGCTGATTCCCAAGTCGTGGACTCCGAGAATACTTTTTGCAATAGTGGTGTCCTTTGTGATGGTTGACGGATACTATAGAACCCTTGGCGTAAACAGCATCATCTTCATAGGGGATCCGCTTGATTTTGCCATTCTCTACACGTTTTCGCTTGTCGGAATTTTGGGGGTGCACGAGGCAGGCCACATCATTGCGGCAAGGATTCACAAGCTGCGTACGAGCTGGCCGTATTTCATTCCAGGAATACCGGTCTTTGGGATACCAACGTTTGGCGCACTCATCCAGTCCCGCAGCCTCACCATCAACAGGGACATTTTGTTTGACGTGGCAATTGCAGGCCCGATTGCAGGCCTTGTGATCACCATAATAGTGTCATTTTATGGCGCATACACATCGCCTATTTTAGATGAGCAAACCATTGCAGGTTTTTCTGACCTGCGTTTGGAAAAGTTAAACGACAACATTCTGATGAAGTTAGCTCTTGGCGCATACGGCAAGGGCGGTCCCAACACGGAGGTGATAATGTCACCTATTTTGTTTGCAGCATGGCTTGGTTTTTTGATTACGTTTCTAAACTTGCTTCCAGCCTGGCAGCTGGACGGTGGCCATATGGCACGCGCCATCTTTGGCCAAAGAATACACCAGTTTGCAACATATGGAAGCGTCGGGGTTTTGTTCCTTCTAGACTACCAGTTCATGGCAATGTTCATTCTGATTTTCAGCATCAGAAACATGAGCGCAAGGCCGCTTGACGACGTATCGCCGCTTTCAAAAAACAGAAAGATCCTCTATGTAGGAATCATAATAGTGGCAATGCTGTGCGCTCCGCTGCCAGACTCAATTTGGCCCAAGTAA
- a CDS encoding transcriptional regulator: MPEIWLNYGATDVVLDIKAENLEQKVEFDSPLLQDSAVSEKLDSLDITRPLDLVVLNYTDSVKKTLGMIFERCTQKSVPRPKVFADRQIMNLVKSLLPPDGQVLAFEGIESANPDLVFVGEMEFDGLFGFDTVSTKLLRRFGKDSMLSAYEKRRGNLPNSGQETESMQIAKNFTDSFEISAIEIVASPKGIADISVGHPSKTLETSKTLGTFVQKIDKHRTLLISTGKDSSNYTLGKSLNSVWNCHSAIRDDGLAILLCECKGGIGSEAIRQYIEGRMSTDRLQKPAKYIDGMEDLLYLTEIQKKIQIGLVSVLPEFYLKKLNVLSFDGVKETLDHVLKVQGARQKVSIVPDGSRILLGPN; this comes from the coding sequence GTGCCTGAAATCTGGTTAAACTACGGTGCAACAGATGTCGTACTTGATATAAAGGCGGAAAATCTGGAGCAAAAAGTAGAATTTGACAGCCCGCTCCTGCAAGACTCTGCAGTATCTGAAAAACTGGACTCACTTGACATTACAAGGCCGCTTGATCTGGTGGTCCTAAATTATACTGACTCGGTAAAAAAAACACTCGGGATGATCTTTGAGAGATGCACCCAAAAGTCCGTCCCCCGGCCCAAGGTTTTTGCGGACAGGCAAATCATGAACCTGGTAAAGTCTCTGCTTCCGCCAGACGGACAGGTCTTGGCCTTTGAGGGAATCGAAAGCGCAAATCCAGACCTCGTGTTTGTAGGCGAGATGGAGTTTGACGGCCTTTTTGGGTTTGACACCGTTTCTACCAAACTTCTAAGGAGATTTGGCAAGGACTCGATGCTTTCGGCATATGAGAAAAGGCGCGGGAACCTCCCAAATTCCGGCCAGGAAACAGAGAGCATGCAAATTGCAAAAAACTTTACAGACTCTTTTGAGATATCCGCAATCGAAATTGTCGCCAGCCCAAAGGGAATCGCCGACATATCTGTAGGGCATCCATCAAAAACGCTTGAGACATCAAAAACGCTTGGGACATTCGTGCAAAAAATAGACAAGCACCGAACGCTTCTCATCAGCACTGGAAAGGATTCTAGCAACTACACACTTGGAAAATCGCTAAATTCTGTCTGGAACTGTCATTCCGCAATACGGGACGACGGCCTTGCAATTCTGCTTTGCGAATGCAAGGGAGGGATTGGTTCTGAGGCAATAAGGCAGTACATTGAGGGAAGGATGAGCACAGACCGGCTCCAAAAGCCAGCAAAATACATTGATGGGATGGAGGATCTTTTGTATCTGACTGAAATCCAAAAAAAGATCCAAATTGGATTAGTCTCAGTCCTGCCGGAATTTTACCTAAAGAAGCTCAATGTGCTTTCGTTTGACGGCGTAAAGGAAACACTTGATCATGTGTTGAAGGTTCAGGGAGCAAGGCAAAAAGTTTCAATCGTACCTGACGGTTCAAGAATATTACTTGGGCCAAATTGA
- the pyrE gene encoding orotate phosphoribosyltransferase, translating to MEFVKEFATFLHQKGIIRFGDFTLASGKKSSYYVDLRIVPSFPHQFRRMIKHLQNTISNEVGLDNFDAIASVPTGGLVIASALALETVKPLVYVRSQAKSYGTGKLVEGVVTEGMRILVVDDVATTGGSVINGIKELKKAGAVISDAYVIVNRLEGAREALEQENVKLHHMLDILSVARTLADSKLIDKSVLDRVQKQVSA from the coding sequence GTGGAATTTGTAAAAGAGTTTGCAACGTTTTTGCACCAAAAGGGCATAATTCGCTTTGGAGACTTTACGCTGGCAAGCGGCAAAAAAAGCTCATACTATGTAGATTTGAGAATAGTCCCAAGCTTTCCGCACCAATTCAGGCGCATGATAAAGCACCTCCAAAACACCATATCAAACGAGGTAGGCCTTGACAATTTCGATGCAATCGCGTCCGTGCCAACAGGAGGGCTAGTCATTGCGTCTGCCCTTGCCCTAGAGACTGTAAAGCCACTTGTGTACGTGCGAAGCCAGGCGAAAAGCTACGGCACTGGAAAGCTTGTCGAGGGAGTGGTCACCGAGGGAATGAGAATACTAGTTGTAGATGATGTTGCAACTACCGGCGGCTCCGTCATAAACGGAATTAAAGAGCTCAAAAAGGCAGGCGCCGTCATATCAGACGCATATGTAATAGTGAACCGCTTAGAGGGGGCGCGGGAAGCACTGGAGCAAGAAAATGTAAAGCTGCATCACATGCTTGACATTCTAAGTGTTGCAAGGACACTTGCAGATTCAAAACTCATCGATAAATCAGTTCTAGACAGGGTACAAAAGCAGGTATCGGCCTAG
- a CDS encoding mechanosensitive ion channel family protein — protein sequence MRSVKQKALLFSALFSLAVFASQAAFAQSDPLAGIYSPTRDALTEFAVSVAGSIPKIIAATILLVIGFAAGKIVGRVVTRVTKNILQKTRQQAHDSQILEGLSDKFDSVRLISATIRWFVYLFFIVAAVNAMQFDQLTTALTNLWLWVPNLLAFVLIIVIGSIVVNFVTRWVEHQLLDHHVGSPKFITPVIKAVLYGLVFAIGFTQLGVGESIIPILVSAFSWSIAIAIGAAIAVGLGFALKDIIPASIIGASNQRSLLKVGQKVRIGEITGTVTASQLLYLIVTNEKNESTVIPTKDLMSKTIVLLN from the coding sequence ATGCGCTCTGTAAAACAAAAAGCACTGCTTTTCTCTGCTCTTTTCTCGCTTGCCGTATTTGCAAGCCAGGCCGCATTTGCCCAGTCTGATCCGCTTGCAGGAATTTACAGTCCTACACGCGACGCGCTAACGGAATTTGCCGTAAGCGTTGCAGGCAGCATACCAAAGATAATTGCCGCAACAATCCTGCTTGTGATTGGTTTTGCAGCTGGAAAGATTGTCGGCAGGGTTGTCACCAGGGTTACAAAAAACATCCTGCAAAAAACTCGCCAGCAGGCTCACGATTCACAAATACTTGAAGGGTTATCAGACAAATTCGACTCTGTACGACTGATCTCGGCTACCATACGCTGGTTTGTCTATCTGTTTTTCATAGTTGCAGCAGTAAACGCAATGCAGTTTGACCAGCTTACGACTGCGCTGACAAACCTGTGGCTGTGGGTTCCAAACCTGCTTGCATTTGTTCTAATTATAGTGATAGGCTCAATCGTTGTCAACTTTGTGACGCGATGGGTAGAGCACCAGTTGCTAGACCACCACGTCGGCAGCCCGAAATTCATCACTCCTGTGATAAAGGCAGTCCTGTACGGCCTGGTGTTTGCAATAGGCTTTACACAGCTTGGCGTAGGCGAATCAATAATTCCAATCCTGGTATCTGCGTTTTCTTGGAGCATTGCAATTGCAATAGGCGCGGCAATAGCGGTAGGCCTTGGATTTGCGCTAAAGGATATAATTCCGGCATCGATAATTGGCGCGTCAAACCAGCGCTCGCTGCTCAAGGTGGGCCAAAAGGTCAGAATAGGGGAGATCACCGGCACCGTAACTGCGTCCCAGTTGCTGTACCTGATAGTGACAAACGAGAAAAACGAGAGCACCGTCATTCCAACCAAAGATCTGATGAGCAAAACAATAGTGCTCCTAAACTAA